The Anolis carolinensis isolate JA03-04 chromosome 2, rAnoCar3.1.pri, whole genome shotgun sequence genome has a window encoding:
- the aspn gene encoding asporin isoform X1, with protein MNECVLFLLLALCSAKPFISPSHFNFKNVMLMDMEDLDDDDDDDDDDKDDDKDDDNSLFPTGPSIIPFDLFPVCPFGCQCYSRVVHCSDLGLTSIPKNIPYDTRMIDLQNNKIKEVKENDLKGLTSLYALALNNNKITKIHPKAFQSTKKLRRLYLSHNHLTEIPANLPKSLAEIRIHDNKVKKIHKEAFKGMKSLHVLEMSANPLDNEGIEPGAFEGVTAFHIRIAEAKLTSIPKGLPSSLLELHLDDNKISAIELEDFIRYKNLQRLGLGNNKIKEIENGSFSSIPNIREIHLEKNKLKKVPSDLPNLKYLQVAFLHSNSISKVGVNDFCPTGGRLKKTLYSGISLFNNPVKYWDIQPGTFRCILNRNSVQIGNYGK; from the exons ATGAATGAATGTGTGCTTTTCCTTCTGTTGGCTTTATGTTCTGCTAAGCCTTTCATAAGTCCTTCACACTTCAACTTTAAGAATGTAATGCTAATGGATATGGAAGACCTTGACgacgatgatgacgatgacgacgaTGACAAGGATGATGACAAGGATGATGACAATTCTCTTTTTCCAACTGGACCGTCCATAATACCTTTCGACTTATTTCCAGTATGTCCTTTTGGATGTCAGTGCTACTCCAGAGTTGTCCACTGTTCTGATTTGG GTCTGACTTCAATACCAAAGAATATTCCATATGACACTCGCATGATAGACcttcaaaacaacaaaataaaagaagTCAAAGAAAATGATCTCAAAGGACTCACATCATTATAT GCACTTGCACTGAACAACAACAAGATAACCAAGATCCACCCCAAAGCCTTTCAATCAACAAAGAAGTTGCGGCGCCTCTACTTATCTCATAATCATTTAACTGAAATTCCAGCCAATCTGCCAAAAAGTTTAGCTGAGATAAGAATTCATGATAATAAggttaaaaaaatacacaaagaagCATTTAAAGGAATGAAGTCTTTACATGTTTTGG AAATGAGTGCAAACCCTCTTGATAATGAAGGAATAGAACCTGGAGCTTTTGAAGGTGTGACAGCATTTCACATAAGAATTGCCGAAGCTAAATTAACATCTATTCCTAAAG GGCTGCCATCTAGCCTACTGGAACTCCACTTAGATGACAACAAAATTTCTGCAATTGAGCTTGAGGATTTTATTCGCTATAAAAATCTTCAAAG ATTGGGACTgggaaacaacaaaattaaagaaATTGAAAATGGAAGCTTTTCTAGTATACCAAACATACGAGAAATACACCTAGAAAAGAACAAACTGAAGAAAGTGCCTTCTGATCTTCCAAACTTGAAATATCTGCAG GTAGCCTTCCTTCATTCAAATAGTATTTCCAAAGTGGGAGTGAATGATTTTTGTCCAACAGGAGGAAGACTGAAGAAGACATTATACAGTGGCATTAGCTTATTCAACAATCCTGTAAAATACTGGGATATCCAACCCGGAACATTTCGCTGTATATTAAATAGAAACAGTGTGCAGATTGGAAACTATGGAAAATAA
- the aspn gene encoding asporin isoform X2, translating to MNECVLFLLLALCSAKPFISPSHFNFKNVMLMDMEDLDDDDDDDDDDKDDDKDDDNSLFPTGPSIIPFDLFPVCPFGCQCYSRVVHCSDLGLTSIPKNIPYDTRMIDLQNNKIKEVKENDLKGLTSLYALALNNNKITKIHPKAFQSTKKLRRLYLSHNHLTEIPANLPKSLAEIRIHDNKVKKIHKEAFKGMKSLHVLEMSANPLDNEGIEPGAFEGVTAFHIRIAEAKLTSIPKEPLVLSRGYSISAKHDLGSMGSAVGRTKHPPSQFH from the exons ATGAATGAATGTGTGCTTTTCCTTCTGTTGGCTTTATGTTCTGCTAAGCCTTTCATAAGTCCTTCACACTTCAACTTTAAGAATGTAATGCTAATGGATATGGAAGACCTTGACgacgatgatgacgatgacgacgaTGACAAGGATGATGACAAGGATGATGACAATTCTCTTTTTCCAACTGGACCGTCCATAATACCTTTCGACTTATTTCCAGTATGTCCTTTTGGATGTCAGTGCTACTCCAGAGTTGTCCACTGTTCTGATTTGG GTCTGACTTCAATACCAAAGAATATTCCATATGACACTCGCATGATAGACcttcaaaacaacaaaataaaagaagTCAAAGAAAATGATCTCAAAGGACTCACATCATTATAT GCACTTGCACTGAACAACAACAAGATAACCAAGATCCACCCCAAAGCCTTTCAATCAACAAAGAAGTTGCGGCGCCTCTACTTATCTCATAATCATTTAACTGAAATTCCAGCCAATCTGCCAAAAAGTTTAGCTGAGATAAGAATTCATGATAATAAggttaaaaaaatacacaaagaagCATTTAAAGGAATGAAGTCTTTACATGTTTTGG AAATGAGTGCAAACCCTCTTGATAATGAAGGAATAGAACCTGGAGCTTTTGAAGGTGTGACAGCATTTCACATAAGAATTGCCGAAGCTAAATTAACATCTATTCCTAAAG AGCCTTTGGTCCTGTCCAGAGGATATTCCATCTCTGCAAAACACGATTTGGGGTCTATGGGGAGTGCAGTGGGAAGAACAAAGCACCCCCCCTCCCAATTCCATTGA